ATGGCCTCCACCTCGGCCAGCTGCTCTCGCTTGGTCTGAACCTCCATCTGGCTCCAGGACAGCTTCTCCTTCACATTTGAAAGGAGCTGATacagtaggaaaaaaaacaatactatTACCTATTAACTGAAATTTCATGAAATGATTTTGACACAGTCTATACCTGTAGATTCTTCTACTCACCTCCAAGCTGCTCCTGATCTTGTTCTCCAGCTTTAACAATTCttcactttgcttttctctttgttttttctgttccaGCCTCGCAGCCTGCAGCTGTTCAAACTGCACCTGTAGGGGGTCCCGGTCGCGTTCTTCCCCGTCTCGGAGCTCTGCTTCCAGCCTGTGAATCTTGATCCTCAGCTTGATGTTCTTTAGCCGCAGCTCGATCAGCTGGTCCTGCCgaagctgctctgctgccaGGGTCGACTCCACTTTGGCTTGAGCCGCTTGTTTACCCAGGCACCGGCTTAGcgctgtcactgctgtgtgctgcttcGCTGCCATGAACGCTTGCCATTCATTCTCCACCTGAGGATGAAGATAAGACGGCTGATCATTACACCATAACACACGTTAAGGATCCACTTTTTCCCAGAATTTggagtttttattttgcagattgTCTGCGTGTCTCTTAATAACACATTCCCATTCACGTAGTGCTGAAAGCAGCGTCTTCATGGCTCAGTATGCAGGTCACATTCACCCTGCTCACTGCGTAGCTTCGTGTGTAGACCCCTTGTACTTCTTTTTGCTAAAGAGACAGGGGATTATTTAAAGCCCATGACTGAAAACTTATTTTCAAAGGGAGTACTCCATCAACTTAGCACTGCACTAGTATAACTTTTATGGAGTCTCAgtggactttttaaaaaaaaaaaaatcaatgcagcagaaccagacaTATAATCTTTTTTAATTCCATATTCCTGATGCtcacattacccacaatgcaacttgaccACTAGCTGTGGCTGATGTAGTCTCAAACTCCAGATCACATGGTCTTTCTAACCTTTAAACTTCAGCCCCAACCTACAATGACGTTTATCAGACTTTGCACAACCGCATTTCCCAGagatcacctgtcaatcacacagtGCTCAGGCCCTTCCAGTATGACCAACCTTGTCCCGCTTCTCTTGGGTCTGTAACCTCAGctcctctgcctgctgctgggcTGTCTCTGAATCGGCGGCGAGCTGCTGTTTCACATCATTCAGGATGTTGATGTACTTCTCATACTCATGCAGCTGCTCTGCCGCCGGCATCTCCCTCTCCAGCTTGGCGCCGTCCCCGGCCTTCTTGCGGAGATACTCTGCCAACTTCATCTGCAGCTGGCTGCTGCGCTGGCTGGCTATATCTCTCTCCACACGCAGCTCCTGGAGGAGCTGCATGTAGTTCTCATAGCTAACGTCTTCATTTTCTGCAGAGGCAGCAGTCAGCTCCTCTTCTTcagcctccttctcctcttcgtGTGCAGGACTGGTAACCTCTCTGTCCGGGGTCTCAAGATGCATTCTGGGAggtccatcatcatcatcactgctgttGATTTCAAAAACAACACTCTCCTCCTGGAACACAGTTTGATCATTGACCTCATTCATGTTTATCTGCAAATCTTTACTTTGACCAGGGAGCTCGTCTCCACTGTTCTCTTCTGGCTCAGAGGTGGCAGCTTCAGCAGGGAGCTCCTCAGGAGCTTTCACACTTTCAGAGTTTTCCTCTTCATGATGTGATGCACCCACTTCAGCTGGGAcatctccttcttcatctcCATTAACAGTTAAAGGACAGTTGTCCTTCTCATTGGAGGAATCCTCTGAcgcctccctctctgtgtcattcttcacctcattttcttcatgttctgtctctccatccatttttcaataataataaaaatacttaaaGTCTTATTCAGTCTGTCTATAGCTATAAGGCTCGTGCACTTCTGTAGTTCGTTTTGTTTCGGTTGTCCTGGAAACTGGGATCGGGGAACCAATGACAGCCGTCCTGACCCACactcattaatattaaaaagGAGGATGTGAGTAGCTCGCGCTGCGAGGGTCGCGGTACGCATGCGCGCAGTTCTGCCTCCAACAACAAGAAGCAGGAGCCAGGCAACATGGCCGACCTGGGGAAGAAGTACTGCGTTAACTGCCTTGCAGATGTTACAAACCTGCGGCTTCGCTGCACCGACTGCCCCGATATCGAGCTGTGCCCGGAGTGCTTCTCGGCGGGCGCAGAAATCGGTAATCACCGGAGATGGCACGGCTACCAGCAGGTCGACGGCGGTCGGTTCTCTCTCTGGGGTCCCGAGGCAGAGGGAGGATGGACCAGCAGGGAAGAGCAGTCGCTACTCGATGCTATCGAGCAATATGGATTTGGAAACTGGGTACATCACAGTTTAA
The sequence above is drawn from the Toxotes jaculatrix isolate fToxJac2 chromosome 23, fToxJac2.pri, whole genome shotgun sequence genome and encodes:
- the ccdc96 gene encoding coiled-coil domain-containing protein 96 → MDGETEHEENEVKNDTEREASEDSSNEKDNCPLTVNGDEEGDVPAEVGASHHEEENSESVKAPEELPAEAATSEPEENSGDELPGQSKDLQINMNEVNDQTVFQEESVVFEINSSDDDDGPPRMHLETPDREVTSPAHEEEKEAEEEELTAASAENEDVSYENYMQLLQELRVERDIASQRSSQLQMKLAEYLRKKAGDGAKLEREMPAAEQLHEYEKYINILNDVKQQLAADSETAQQQAEELRLQTQEKRDKVENEWQAFMAAKQHTAVTALSRCLGKQAAQAKVESTLAAEQLRQDQLIELRLKNIKLRIKIHRLEAELRDGEERDRDPLQVQFEQLQAARLEQKKQREKQSEELLKLENKIRSSLELLSNVKEKLSWSQMEVQTKREQLAEVEAMVARKRDLLTRTKQARNSLQRDNLRLKECRGLLGNRALLRDFGDTVDATDHLEEQLEKLKCRQAEIAFACGRWKKNLETTE